The Salvia miltiorrhiza cultivar Shanhuang (shh) chromosome 1, IMPLAD_Smil_shh, whole genome shotgun sequence genome has a window encoding:
- the LOC131024529 gene encoding uncharacterized protein LOC131024529 isoform X3 yields the protein MYRSGSSTRVSDEFFSSPSSAADVEQQQQQQLQQLLPTYNPESHLAKKERVRLRSAEAAVHLIPIMLIICAVILWFFSAPGL from the exons ATGTACCGCTCCGGGAGCTCGACCCGCGTCTCCGACGAGTTTTTCTCCAGCCCATCTTCAGCAGCAGATGTTgaacagcagcaacagcagcagctgCAGCAGCTTCTTCCCACGTACAACCCGGAATCCCACCTCGCCAAGAAGGAGCGTGTTCGCCTCAGATCCGCCGAGGCCGCCGTCCACCTCATCCCTATTATGCTCATCATCTGTGCCgtcatcttgtggttcttctcTGCTCCAG GATTGTGA
- the LOC131024529 gene encoding uncharacterized protein LOC131024529 isoform X1, protein MYRSGSSTRVSDEFFSSPSSAADVEQQQQQQLQQLLPTYNPESHLAKKERVRLRSAEAAVHLIPIMLIICAVILWFFSAPVDLANKGDSIAVRVRV, encoded by the exons ATGTACCGCTCCGGGAGCTCGACCCGCGTCTCCGACGAGTTTTTCTCCAGCCCATCTTCAGCAGCAGATGTTgaacagcagcaacagcagcagctgCAGCAGCTTCTTCCCACGTACAACCCGGAATCCCACCTCGCCAAGAAGGAGCGTGTTCGCCTCAGATCCGCCGAGGCCGCCGTCCACCTCATCCCTATTATGCTCATCATCTGTGCCgtcatcttgtggttcttctcTGCTCCAG TAGATTTGGCAAATAAAGGTGACTCCATTGCTGTCAGAGTAAGGGTTTAG
- the LOC131024529 gene encoding uncharacterized protein LOC131024529 isoform X2: MYRSGSSTRVSDEFFSSPSSAADVEQQQQQQLQQLLPTYNPESHLAKKERVRLRSAEAAVHLIPIMLIICAVILWFFSAPDLANKGDSIAVRVRV; the protein is encoded by the exons ATGTACCGCTCCGGGAGCTCGACCCGCGTCTCCGACGAGTTTTTCTCCAGCCCATCTTCAGCAGCAGATGTTgaacagcagcaacagcagcagctgCAGCAGCTTCTTCCCACGTACAACCCGGAATCCCACCTCGCCAAGAAGGAGCGTGTTCGCCTCAGATCCGCCGAGGCCGCCGTCCACCTCATCCCTATTATGCTCATCATCTGTGCCgtcatcttgtggttcttctcTGCTCCAG ATTTGGCAAATAAAGGTGACTCCATTGCTGTCAGAGTAAGGGTTTAG